CTCGTGGGTGAGCCCGACGTCGAGGACGGTGTCGTTGCCGGCGTAGTAGATGACCAGCGTGCCGTCCGGGTGGCGAAGCAACCCGCAGGAGAACACCACGTTGGGGACGTGAACATAGCCGTCCTCGGGCGTGCGGCAGTCAGCCCTGGACGGGAAGAGCACCGGGATGGCTGACATGCGCACCCGGCGCGGGTCGTCGAGGTCGTGGAGGGCGACCCCCAGCACGTACGGGTTTCCGTCCATCGTGGCCCGCACCCCGTGGAATAGGTTCAGCCAGCCGTGTCGGGTCCGGACCGGTGGGGCGCCTGGGCCGAGCTTGTCGGAGAACGCGCTGGGGCCGGCACCGGTGCGCATGATGGGTTCGGTGTCGATGTCCCACGGGCCGGTCCGGAAGTCGTCGGTGGTCCCTACTCGGATCTGGGTGAAGGCGCCGCCGACGTCACCGGGCATGGCGTCGTTGGGGCGAAACAGGCCCATGTAGCGACCGCCGACCCGTTCCGGGAAGACGACCACGTTGCGCATGTCTTGGTCCAGCATCGGGCCGTAACGGCGGAAGCTGCGCAGGTCATCGGTGGTCGCCAACGCGACCCGCACCCGGTTCCTCACCTCGGCGTGGTACGCGCTGTAGGTGACGGCGATCGTTTCGTCGATGGGGTTGAGGCGGGCGTCTTCAACCCCGCCCGATTCCATGTCGACGGCGGACTCGACGTCGACGCCCGGTCCGTACCAATCGCCTGGCGTCGCCGGGATCACCGCCGGCCGGGGGTCGAGCCGCCAGTCGGTCAAGCCGTCTTGGCTGCGGGCGACCCCAAGAACGCTCATCCCGCAGCGCAGATGTGATCGGAACAGCAAGACGGTCTCACCGTCGACGACTGCCGCACCGGCGTTGTGAACGGTGACGACCTTCAGGGCTGGGTCGCGCCACACCCGGTTCACGTCCGCGGGGGTGAGGATCGGATTGGCGGTGTACCGCAGGACGGGCTGCTCGAGCGACACCGTGCCCCGGGCAGCCTCGCCCAGGTCAATGGTCCGTTCAACCGTTGCGCCCGCACCTGCCGGGCCGTCCTCGGCCGTGGGTACCGTCGTGTCGGACATGCCTGCCTCCCGTGCTGTCACGCCGAGGTTGGTTGGCGGAGCCTACCGGTGTGTGAAACGGCCAGGCTGGTCACGCAGCTCGGAGAGATAGGGAGCGAGATCCATGGCACAAGGATGGCACCATCGTGGTGCCAAATCAAGGGCAAGGCGATGCCACGATGGTGTCACGGCGGTTCG
This portion of the Actinomycetes bacterium genome encodes:
- a CDS encoding glycosidase, producing MSDTTVPTAEDGPAGAGATVERTIDLGEAARGTVSLEQPVLRYTANPILTPADVNRVWRDPALKVVTVHNAGAAVVDGETVLLFRSHLRCGMSVLGVARSQDGLTDWRLDPRPAVIPATPGDWYGPGVDVESAVDMESGGVEDARLNPIDETIAVTYSAYHAEVRNRVRVALATTDDLRSFRRYGPMLDQDMRNVVVFPERVGGRYMGLFRPNDAMPGDVGGAFTQIRVGTTDDFRTGPWDIDTEPIMRTGAGPSAFSDKLGPGAPPVRTRHGWLNLFHGVRATMDGNPYVLGVALHDLDDPRRVRMSAIPVLFPSRADCRTPEDGYVHVPNVVFSCGLLRHPDGTLVIYYAGNDTVLDVGLTHEDVLAELCLRYGQHPLTGRLLYSL